The following proteins are co-located in the Solanum pennellii chromosome 1, SPENNV200 genome:
- the LOC107031589 gene encoding probable pectinesterase 56 produces MAITNSFYGYIMMLFAITIVVCVESQLITETSYNAIVSKDGTGNFNTIAGAILAAPDHSVKPFFIKIKKGTYEEYIRVEKKKINIVLIGEGMDNTIITGNRSFVDGNKTYDTATVGVLGNGFIAQDLTFRNNAGPIKHQAVALRIEADSVSFYKCRFDGYQDTLYAKKRRQFYRDCEIYGTVDFICGDATAVFQNCLIEARTPMARQYNTIIAQQRELESYKSGIVLQNCTIKATPDLKKSDVTTYLGRPWGTFSRTVIMESYIDDLIDPRGWVEWIESANKSSIIRRPYYLEYKNRGPGAVTKGHVTWASVTTDPNIASTFTVRNFINGDRWIPTNIPHYLDLS; encoded by the exons ATGGCCATCACAAATAGTTTTTACG GGTATATAATGATGTTATTCGCTATAACTATAGTTGTATGTGTTGAAAGTCAATTGATAACAGAAACATCTTATAACGCGATTGTTTCTAAAGATGGGACCGGAAATTTCAATACAATTGCTGGAGCAATATTGGCGGCCCCCGATCACAGTGTCAAGCCATTCTTCATAAAGATTAAGAAAGGCACGTATGAGGAATATATTAGagttgaaaaaaagaagattaaTATAGTCTTGATCGGAGAAGGGATGGATAATACGATAATAACGGGTAATAGAAGTTTTGTCGACGGCAACAAAACATATGATACTGCAACCGTTG GTGTTCTTGGCAATGGTTTCATAGCTCAAGACTTAACTTTTAGAAATAATGCGGGGCCCATAAAACATCAGGCAGTGGCATTAAGAATTGAAGCAGATTCGGTGTCATTTTATAAATGCCGATTCGACGGGTATCAAGACACTTTATATGCGAAAAAGCGACGTCAATTCTACCGTGATTGTGAAATCTATGGCACGGTAGATTTCATATGTGGTGACGCTACAGCAGTGTTCCAAAACTGTTTGATTGAAGCTCGCACTCCAATGGCGAGGCAATATAACACAATCATAGCGCAACAAAGAGAGCTTGAGTCCTACAAATCTGGAATAGTGCTTCAAAATTGCACGATAAAAGCTACCCCCGATTTGAAGAAATCGGACGTCACGACATATTTAGGTCGGCCATGGGGTACATTTTCTAGGACTGTGATAATGGAAAGCTATATCGATGATTTAATAGATCCTAGAGGATGGGTTGAGTGGATTGAATCAGCAAATAAATCCAGTATTATTCGTCGACCATATTATTTGGAGTACAAAAATAGAGGACCAGGTGCTGTCACGAAGGGACATGTGACATGGGCATCCGTTACTACGGATCCTAATATTGCATCAACTTTTACCGTTAGAAATTTTATAAATGGTGACCGGTGGATTCCCACCAATATCCCTCATTACCTAGATTTATCTTGA